TTATATATAACTTATCTCAGTTACCTTAAAAATGTACTTATATTATTAAAATAAATATATTAATAAATATTAATAATTTGTTATTTTAAATTGAGCTTTGTATTTTAAAATTTAAGTGTGGAACTATGTATAAAAAAATTTTATTACCAACTGATGGATCCGAATACTCTGTACGTGAAATTGAAAGAGCTACTAAGCTATTGGCAGAAGATGGTGAAATTATTATTCTTTCTGTTGCAATGGAATTAAGAAAAACGGCCTTTCAAAGAAGCAAGGACATTGATAAAGCTAATAAAGAAGCTCTTAAAGAAGCTAATGATAATGTTAAAGCAATGA
This sequence is a window from Methanobrevibacter olleyae. Protein-coding genes within it:
- a CDS encoding universal stress protein, translating into MYKKILLPTDGSEYSVREIERATKLLAEDGEIIILSVAMELRKTAFQRSKDIDKANKEALKEANDNVKAMKEGFDDSVNVKTKVVVGFPAESINEVAEEEGCDLIIIASSGKSGLKKFVIGSVAERVLKDSEKDVLLIHN